One window of the Deinococcus metalli genome contains the following:
- a CDS encoding S41 family peptidase — MNAKRLTVILTAAAATAAVAYAQLGAYTQESLNATATGRTFLEVLSDLNKYYLKPVDQEKLLRGAINGAIGSLDDEFTYYSQPEDNAIDAENLQGEFYGIGVQLIAANSDGTGGKIDNVFRGGSASSAGVQIGDTFLKIGDTDVSTKKLNDIVRLVRGEKGSTVNVTFSRNGKPYVVKMERQPVTIVSVETTVLPGNIGYIGLNTFYNTKVIEQFRAAVADMKKKNVKGLILDLRDNGGGLLTAGVDVADQFLQSGPIVSLRDRSGKTEVYGAAKPSATDYTGPLVVLVNKNSASASEVVSGALQDDSRAKIIGEQTFGKGVAQIPIDNLPDGGKVAIVNSAWLTPKNREIHKKGITPDVVVTDTRYTQPLNFTGGGLKAGEKVTLTVAGKPVTVTADKDGKFSYTGEAARPSRSAAQGEAIVDVNTDAILKAGLAQFK; from the coding sequence GTGAACGCCAAACGCCTCACCGTGATCCTGACCGCCGCCGCGGCCACGGCCGCCGTCGCTTACGCCCAGCTCGGCGCCTATACCCAGGAGTCGCTAAATGCCACGGCCACCGGCCGCACTTTCCTGGAAGTCCTGAGCGACCTGAACAAGTACTACCTCAAGCCCGTGGATCAGGAAAAGCTGCTGCGCGGCGCCATCAACGGTGCGATCGGCAGCCTCGACGACGAGTTCACGTACTACTCGCAGCCCGAGGACAACGCCATCGACGCCGAGAACCTCCAGGGCGAGTTCTACGGCATCGGCGTGCAACTCATCGCCGCGAACTCCGACGGCACCGGCGGCAAGATCGACAACGTGTTCCGGGGCGGCTCGGCGTCCTCGGCCGGCGTGCAGATCGGGGACACCTTCCTCAAGATCGGCGACACGGACGTCAGCACCAAGAAACTCAACGACATCGTGCGGCTTGTGCGCGGCGAGAAGGGCAGTACCGTGAACGTCACGTTCTCCCGCAACGGCAAGCCCTACGTCGTGAAGATGGAACGCCAGCCCGTCACCATCGTCAGCGTCGAGACGACCGTGTTGCCCGGCAACATCGGGTACATCGGCCTGAACACCTTCTACAACACCAAGGTCATCGAGCAGTTCCGCGCCGCCGTGGCCGACATGAAGAAGAAGAACGTCAAGGGCCTGATCCTGGATCTGCGCGACAACGGCGGCGGCCTGCTGACCGCCGGGGTGGACGTGGCCGACCAGTTCCTCCAGAGCGGCCCCATCGTCAGCCTGCGCGACCGCAGCGGCAAGACCGAGGTGTACGGCGCGGCCAAGCCCTCCGCGACCGACTACACCGGGCCGCTGGTCGTGCTCGTCAACAAGAACTCCGCCAGCGCCAGCGAGGTCGTGTCCGGCGCGTTGCAGGACGACAGCCGCGCCAAGATCATCGGTGAGCAGACCTTCGGCAAGGGCGTGGCCCAGATCCCGATCGACAACCTGCCCGACGGCGGCAAGGTCGCCATCGTGAACTCCGCGTGGCTGACGCCGAAAAACCGCGAGATCCACAAGAAGGGCATCACGCCCGACGTGGTCGTGACCGACACCCGCTACACCCAGCCGCTGAACTTCACCGGCGGCGGTCTCAAGGCCGGCGAGAAGGTCACCCTGACGGTCGCCGGCAAGCCCGTGACCGTCACCGCCGACAAGGACGGCAAGTTCAGCTACACCGGCGAGGCCGCCCGCCCGTCCCGCAGCGCCGCCCAGGGCGAGGCGATTGTGGACGTGAACACCGACGCCATTCTCAAAGCTGGCCTGGCGCAGTTCAAGTAA
- a CDS encoding NAD(P)/FAD-dependent oxidoreductase encodes MTPPVVVIGGGIAGASVAYVLGRAGQAVTMIDAGIHAASTVPSALLNPVRGQAGRVPDRALEGLPFTWALLRELAAAGHDIPHGATGVYRPVPDAKTRAKFDRHRPDGLNAAWRRPAEVPFPLSAGWEAVLHLPEGGWVDGAAFTQALRRASGAAVIRARATDWTADRVTLDDGSVLPAAAVIHCGGAVGASWASLPGTHRAGTMLLLDRPATPAPVSFGAYLAPAARGGVLGATFEAPAAQWGPEVLPLASLGWLLGKGAALAPLAGTRITGTWRGTRLSGLSAGRDGDGVWHLRGLGSQGFLLGPLLAAELAADVVRHAPGNAPRA; translated from the coding sequence ATGACGCCGCCGGTCGTGGTGATCGGGGGCGGGATCGCCGGGGCGAGCGTGGCGTATGTCCTGGGCCGGGCCGGGCAGGCCGTCACCATGATCGACGCGGGTATCCACGCCGCGAGCACCGTGCCCTCGGCGCTGCTCAACCCGGTGCGCGGGCAGGCGGGCCGCGTGCCGGATCGGGCGCTGGAGGGCCTGCCCTTCACGTGGGCGCTGCTGCGGGAGCTGGCCGCGGCTGGCCACGACATTCCGCACGGGGCCACCGGCGTCTACCGGCCCGTCCCGGACGCGAAGACCCGCGCGAAGTTCGACCGGCACCGACCCGACGGCCTGAACGCGGCGTGGCGCCGTCCGGCAGAGGTGCCCTTTCCCCTCTCCGCCGGCTGGGAGGCCGTGCTGCACCTGCCGGAGGGCGGCTGGGTGGACGGCGCGGCCTTCACACAGGCGCTGCGCCGCGCTTCGGGGGCCGCCGTGATCCGCGCGCGGGCGACGGACTGGACCGCCGACCGCGTGACGCTGGACGACGGCTCCGTGCTGCCAGCCGCCGCCGTCATCCACTGCGGGGGGGCCGTCGGGGCTTCCTGGGCCAGCCTGCCCGGCACGCACCGCGCAGGCACAATGCTGCTTCTTGACCGGCCCGCCACACCCGCGCCCGTCAGTTTCGGCGCGTACCTCGCTCCGGCGGCGCGGGGCGGGGTGCTCGGCGCGACCTTCGAGGCGCCGGCCGCGCAGTGGGGGCCGGAAGTCCTGCCACTCGCGTCGCTGGGCTGGCTGCTCGGGAAGGGTGCGGCCCTGGCGCCGCTGGCGGGCACCCGGATCACCGGCACGTGGCGCGGCACGCGGCTGTCCGGCCTGAGCGCCGGGCGGGACGGCGACGGCGTGTGGCACCTGCGCGGCCTGGGCAGTCAGGGCTTCCTGCTGGGACCGCTCCTGGCCGCCGAACTCGCCGCGGACGTGGTGCGTCACGCCCCCGGTAACGCCCCGCGGGCTTGA
- the mnmD gene encoding tRNA (5-methylaminomethyl-2-thiouridine)(34)-methyltransferase MnmD, which produces MPTDDLPIITTPDGSRTALSARYGEAYGSRHGAATQARHVFVEGTGTQEHPAPRVLEVGFGLGVNFRATVADAARRGAPLAYVAWEFDPAPVEVLREVAGADMPAVWAALLARWPDTAPSAPVHVEAGGVAVTVHFADVLEAALPQDWATALYLDGFSPTRNPEVWTPDFVARLAGALAPGGMIATYSAAGHVRRALEAAGLRVERRPGAPGKRECLRAIRVA; this is translated from the coding sequence GTGCCGACCGACGACCTGCCGATCATCACCACGCCGGACGGTTCGCGCACGGCGCTGAGCGCCCGCTACGGCGAGGCGTACGGATCGCGGCACGGCGCGGCCACCCAGGCCCGGCACGTCTTCGTGGAGGGCACGGGCACCCAGGAGCACCCCGCGCCGCGCGTGCTGGAGGTGGGCTTCGGGCTGGGCGTGAACTTCCGCGCGACGGTGGCAGACGCTGCTAGGCGCGGCGCTCCGCTGGCGTACGTGGCGTGGGAGTTCGATCCTGCCCCGGTGGAGGTGCTGCGCGAGGTGGCCGGCGCGGACATGCCCGCCGTGTGGGCAGCGCTGCTGGCCCGCTGGCCGGACACTGCACCATCGGCCCCGGTTCACGTCGAGGCGGGCGGCGTGGCCGTCACCGTCCACTTTGCGGACGTGCTGGAGGCCGCGCTGCCGCAGGACTGGGCGACCGCCCTGTACCTCGACGGCTTCTCGCCCACCCGCAACCCGGAGGTCTGGACACCGGACTTCGTGGCGCGGCTTGCGGGGGCACTCGCGCCGGGCGGGATGATCGCCACGTATTCCGCCGCCGGGCATGTGCGCCGCGCGCTGGAGGCGGCAGGCCTGCGGGTCGAGCGCCGCCCCGGAGCGCCGGGCAAACGTGAATGCCTGCGCGCCATCCGGGTGGCATGA
- a CDS encoding isocitrate/isopropylmalate dehydrogenase family protein translates to MATYRICLIEGDGIGHEVIPATRRVLDAAGFDAEYVHAEAGYEYYLDHGTSVPQATYDAVENTHATLFGAATSPSGEKPKGFFGAIRHLRQKYSLYANVRPTKTRPVPGAYENVDLVIVRENTQGLYVEQERRYGDVAIADTVITKDASDRIGRYAASLAMKRSGRLTVVHKANVLPVTQGLFLNTILDHCKTVEGLNTSTMIVDNAAMQLVRNPRQFDVMVMTNMFGDILSDLAAGLVGGLGIAASGNVGDKFGIFESVHGSAPDIAGQGISNPTASILAAVIMLDHIGDHDTARRIDAAVNKVLAEGPRTRDLGGTAGTKEFTDAVIAAL, encoded by the coding sequence ATGGCGACCTACCGCATCTGCTTGATCGAAGGGGACGGCATCGGCCACGAAGTCATCCCCGCCACCCGCCGCGTGCTGGACGCCGCCGGCTTCGACGCGGAATACGTGCATGCCGAGGCCGGCTACGAGTACTACCTCGACCACGGCACCTCGGTGCCGCAGGCCACCTACGACGCGGTGGAAAACACCCACGCCACCCTGTTCGGCGCGGCCACCAGCCCCAGCGGCGAGAAACCCAAGGGCTTTTTCGGCGCGATCCGGCACCTGCGCCAGAAGTACAGCCTGTACGCGAACGTCCGCCCCACCAAGACCCGCCCGGTGCCCGGCGCCTACGAGAACGTGGACCTCGTGATCGTGCGCGAGAACACGCAGGGCCTGTACGTCGAGCAGGAGCGCCGCTACGGCGACGTCGCCATCGCCGACACGGTGATCACCAAGGACGCCAGCGACCGCATCGGGCGGTACGCCGCCAGCCTCGCCATGAAGCGCAGCGGCCGCCTCACGGTCGTGCACAAGGCCAACGTGCTGCCGGTCACGCAGGGCCTGTTCCTGAACACCATCCTCGACCACTGCAAGACCGTTGAGGGGCTGAACACCAGCACCATGATCGTGGACAACGCCGCCATGCAGCTCGTGCGCAACCCCCGCCAGTTCGACGTGATGGTCATGACAAACATGTTCGGCGACATCCTCAGCGACCTCGCCGCTGGACTGGTCGGCGGTCTGGGCATCGCCGCGAGCGGGAACGTGGGCGACAAGTTCGGCATCTTCGAGTCGGTGCACGGCAGCGCGCCGGACATCGCCGGGCAGGGCATCAGCAACCCCACCGCGAGTATCCTGGCCGCCGTGATCATGCTCGACCATATCGGCGACCACGACACCGCCCGCCGCATCGACGCCGCCGTGAACAAGGTGCTCGCCGAAGGCCCCCGCACCCGCGACCTGGGCGGCACCGCCGGCACCAAGGAATTCACGGACGCCGTGATCGCCGCGCTGTAA
- a CDS encoding heavy-metal-associated domain-containing protein, which yields MTTPPTRVLLGVRGMSRDAGRTVAAALLATPGVQRATPDEGQIEVYYDATELTVMDLVRRVRAQGFLAGML from the coding sequence ATGACCACCCCACCCACCCGCGTCCTGCTGGGCGTCCGCGGTATGAGCCGCGATGCCGGGCGGACGGTCGCCGCCGCCCTCCTCGCCACGCCCGGTGTGCAGCGCGCCACGCCCGACGAGGGCCAGATCGAGGTGTATTACGACGCCACCGAACTCACGGTCATGGACCTCGTGCGCCGCGTGCGCGCCCAGGGCTTCCTGGCCGGCATGCTCTGA
- a CDS encoding DUF503 domain-containing protein gives MALGYVGVLTIRVDMPWVSNLKEKRALVRPVVERLKARYPLTVARLDGLDAHDWEVIGVATISNDYGWVEETLRMAADYIAKEGPYRVTSEQTVITPLDGEELGTDPDDD, from the coding sequence GTGGCGCTGGGGTATGTCGGCGTCCTGACCATCCGGGTGGACATGCCGTGGGTCAGCAACCTCAAGGAAAAACGCGCTCTGGTGCGCCCCGTCGTGGAGCGCCTGAAGGCCCGCTACCCCCTGACCGTGGCCCGGCTGGACGGCCTGGACGCCCACGACTGGGAGGTGATCGGCGTGGCGACCATCAGCAACGACTACGGCTGGGTCGAGGAGACCCTGCGCATGGCCGCCGACTACATCGCCAAGGAAGGGCCGTACCGCGTGACCAGCGAGCAAACCGTCATCACGCCGCTGGACGGTGAAGAACTGGGTACCGACCCGGACGACGACTGA
- the tsaD gene encoding tRNA (adenosine(37)-N6)-threonylcarbamoyltransferase complex transferase subunit TsaD, whose amino-acid sequence MSVSSVPTAPRLVLGIDTSCDDTGVGVVELAPDGTLTVRSNRVWSQTVHARYGGVMPELASREHVERIADITRDALAEAGVTLSDIGAVAATSGPGLVGALLVGLMYGKGLAQALDVPFYAAHHLEGHIHAAAAEGNLQAPYLALVVSGGHTHLFDVPRDGEYVLVGATKDDAAGEAFDKIARLAGLGYPGGPAISDAATRGNADAVLLKEPLQGQKGFDFSFSGLKTAALLAHRAGAKPEDLAASFQRMAVHFLVKTTVRAAEATGRDTVVVSGGVAANRALREAFARTDLRVVFPGAGLNTDNGAMIALAGAAALQQGRPASALDGGASAYAPLANV is encoded by the coding sequence ATGAGCGTTTCCTCCGTCCCCACCGCGCCGCGCCTCGTCCTGGGCATCGACACGTCCTGCGACGACACCGGCGTGGGCGTCGTGGAACTCGCTCCAGATGGCACCCTGACCGTCCGGTCGAACCGGGTGTGGTCGCAGACCGTCCACGCGCGCTACGGCGGGGTCATGCCGGAACTCGCCAGCCGCGAACACGTGGAACGCATCGCGGACATCACCCGGGACGCGCTTGCGGAGGCGGGCGTGACCCTGTCGGATATCGGCGCTGTGGCGGCCACCTCCGGCCCCGGGCTCGTCGGCGCGCTGCTCGTCGGCCTGATGTACGGCAAGGGCCTCGCGCAGGCGCTGGACGTGCCGTTCTACGCCGCGCACCACCTCGAAGGCCACATCCATGCCGCGGCGGCCGAGGGCAACCTCCAGGCCCCCTACCTGGCCCTCGTCGTGTCCGGCGGGCACACTCACTTGTTCGACGTGCCGCGCGACGGCGAGTACGTGCTGGTCGGCGCCACGAAGGACGACGCCGCCGGTGAGGCCTTCGACAAGATCGCCCGGCTGGCGGGCCTGGGCTACCCCGGCGGCCCCGCCATCAGCGACGCTGCCACGCGCGGCAACGCGGACGCTGTGCTGCTCAAGGAACCCCTCCAGGGTCAGAAGGGCTTCGACTTCAGTTTCAGCGGGCTGAAGACCGCCGCCCTTCTCGCCCACCGCGCCGGCGCGAAGCCAGAAGACCTCGCCGCCAGCTTCCAGCGTATGGCCGTGCACTTCCTCGTGAAGACCACCGTCCGCGCCGCCGAGGCGACCGGGCGGGACACCGTGGTCGTGTCCGGCGGGGTGGCGGCGAACCGGGCGCTGCGCGAGGCCTTCGCGCGCACTGATCTGCGCGTCGTGTTTCCCGGCGCCGGCCTGAACACGGACAACGGCGCGATGATCGCGCTGGCCGGTGCGGCGGCGCTGCAGCAGGGGAGACCGGCGAGCGCGCTGGACGGTGGGGCGAGTGCGTATGCGCCTCTGGCGAACGTCTAG
- a CDS encoding protein kinase domain-containing protein — protein MPLAGQVVGDGIRLVRPVGRGSHSLVYFGVSREGQPCAVKIFPAHLAHFADREYHHARGLDHPRLGRMIGRADVDGQPALVAALARGEVLFTRYAQRPAATHDRRAFLLTMAHVLDGLAYLHGVGLVHRDLKPENIIVETDGSAKLVDFDLSGPALETFEAPTRFGTAAFQSPEAARGEPLGPESDLYGVGILLGWGLHGLLAEPGETWPGTTDPLASLHAALVRPDRRERLHDAQAARRELLRLAGLPY, from the coding sequence GTGCCGCTCGCAGGACAGGTGGTTGGAGATGGAATCCGGCTCGTCCGCCCGGTCGGTCGCGGCTCGCACAGCCTGGTGTACTTCGGCGTGTCCAGAGAAGGCCAGCCCTGTGCGGTGAAGATCTTCCCCGCGCACCTCGCCCACTTCGCGGACCGCGAGTACCACCACGCCCGGGGCCTGGACCACCCCCGCCTGGGCCGCATGATCGGCCGGGCCGACGTGGACGGCCAGCCCGCCCTGGTGGCGGCGCTCGCCCGCGGCGAGGTGCTGTTCACGCGCTACGCCCAGCGGCCCGCCGCCACGCACGACCGGCGCGCGTTCCTGCTCACGATGGCGCACGTTCTGGACGGCCTGGCCTACCTGCACGGGGTGGGGCTGGTGCACCGCGACCTCAAGCCCGAGAACATCATCGTCGAGACCGACGGCAGCGCGAAACTGGTGGACTTCGACCTGTCCGGCCCGGCGCTGGAGACCTTCGAGGCGCCCACCCGCTTCGGCACCGCCGCGTTCCAGAGTCCGGAGGCGGCGCGCGGCGAACCCCTCGGGCCGGAGAGCGACCTGTACGGCGTGGGCATCCTGCTCGGCTGGGGCCTCCACGGTCTTCTGGCCGAGCCCGGCGAGACGTGGCCGGGCACGACGGACCCGCTGGCGAGCCTCCACGCGGCCCTGGTCCGCCCGGACCGGCGCGAGCGCCTGCACGACGCGCAGGCGGCGAGGCGGGAACTGCTCCGCCTCGCCGGCCTGCCGTACTGA
- the lepB gene encoding signal peptidase I — MTRLSKAAPTALQKLWKELLEPIVFAVVITQFVATLVGVDGVSMMPNLRDRERVFVPKYETWLHKAGVGEFKRGDILIFKPPREASAKIANLNKSAFGLYTYRPFLIKRLIGLPGDRIKVQAGEVTVNGVKLDSSWTTDYWREQGCWDTQSPLATQTTSDQYSVVPNQAEITVPAGSYFVMGDNRTANGSEDSRLFGPVARRDVAGRAAAVVWPIMRKANVTYDCSANAVGQFSGANVLNWRVLSRPEAFKTLTTDLAARK; from the coding sequence ATGACGAGACTTAGTAAAGCCGCCCCGACCGCGCTGCAGAAACTGTGGAAGGAACTGCTGGAACCCATCGTGTTCGCGGTGGTCATCACGCAGTTCGTGGCGACGCTGGTCGGCGTGGACGGCGTGAGCATGATGCCCAACCTGCGCGACCGTGAGCGGGTGTTCGTGCCGAAGTACGAGACGTGGCTGCACAAGGCCGGCGTGGGGGAATTCAAACGCGGCGACATCCTGATCTTCAAGCCGCCGCGCGAGGCATCCGCAAAGATCGCCAACCTGAACAAGAGCGCGTTCGGGCTGTACACCTACCGGCCCTTCCTGATCAAGCGCCTGATCGGCCTGCCCGGCGACAGGATCAAGGTGCAGGCCGGCGAGGTCACGGTCAACGGCGTGAAGCTCGATTCGTCGTGGACCACCGACTACTGGCGTGAGCAGGGCTGCTGGGACACGCAGAGCCCGCTTGCGACCCAGACCACCTCGGACCAGTACAGCGTGGTGCCGAACCAGGCGGAAATCACCGTGCCGGCCGGCTCGTACTTCGTGATGGGTGACAACCGCACCGCGAACGGTTCCGAGGACTCGCGCCTGTTCGGGCCGGTCGCCCGGCGCGACGTGGCGGGGCGCGCGGCGGCCGTGGTGTGGCCGATCATGCGCAAGGCGAACGTCACCTACGACTGCAGCGCCAACGCGGTGGGGCAGTTCAGCGGCGCGAACGTCCTGAACTGGCGCGTGCTGAGCCGGCCCGAGGCCTTCAAGACCCTGACCACGGACCTCGCCGCGCGGAAGTAG
- a CDS encoding long-chain-fatty-acid--CoA ligase, with product MTQPLPRPWLTHYEPGVPHDFQPTERTLPQLLEHAAATWPDRVALDFLGATTTYRALLDDARRLASALHKVGVRPGDRVAIMLPNCPQFVTAFYGALLAGAVVVNTSPLYTPSELGHQLTDSGAETLILLDTFYARYEQIRAQVPVKRVLVTGIQDALPFPKNLLYPLKARHEGTWVRVPAAERTLPFSAVIRSQPPAVPGVTRRPGDTALLQYTGGTTGTPKGAMLSHRNLVANAEQARAWMAGLREGQEVTLAAIPFFHVYGMTVAMNLSVLTGATMVLIPNPRDLRMVLDGISRTKATLFPGVPTLYNAINTHPETAAHDLTTIRACISGSAPLLRETARRFRDITNGANLVEGYGLTEASPITHTNPIFGEQQEGSIGLPFPGVDALVVDDHGQPVPHGETGELWVAGPMVMQGYWQRPDETAATLVDAHGRTWLKTGDLATMDDAGYFRIVDRKKDLIIAGGFNIYPREVEEILMTHPAVMEAAAVGVPDEYRGESVHAVVALRPGQTVTDKDLITHCRAQLSAYKVPRSVEFRDELPKTAAMKILRRELAHDARERMKAQRPGA from the coding sequence ATGACCCAGCCCCTGCCCCGCCCCTGGCTCACGCACTACGAACCCGGCGTGCCGCACGACTTCCAGCCCACCGAGCGCACCCTGCCGCAGCTGCTGGAGCACGCCGCCGCCACCTGGCCGGACAGGGTGGCCCTGGACTTCCTGGGCGCCACGACGACCTACCGCGCCCTGCTGGACGACGCCCGCCGCCTGGCGAGCGCGCTGCACAAGGTAGGGGTGCGGCCCGGCGACCGCGTCGCGATCATGCTGCCCAACTGCCCGCAGTTCGTGACCGCGTTCTACGGCGCACTGCTCGCGGGCGCCGTGGTCGTGAACACCAGTCCGCTGTACACGCCCTCCGAACTCGGGCACCAGCTGACCGACTCGGGCGCCGAGACGCTGATCCTGCTCGACACCTTCTACGCGCGCTACGAGCAGATCCGCGCGCAGGTCCCGGTCAAGCGCGTGCTGGTCACCGGTATCCAGGATGCGCTGCCGTTTCCCAAGAACCTGCTGTACCCCCTCAAGGCCCGCCATGAGGGCACGTGGGTGCGCGTGCCGGCCGCCGAGCGCACCCTGCCCTTCTCGGCCGTGATCCGCTCGCAGCCACCTGCCGTGCCCGGCGTGACCCGCCGCCCCGGGGACACCGCGCTGCTTCAGTACACCGGCGGCACCACCGGCACGCCCAAGGGCGCGATGCTGTCTCACCGCAACCTCGTGGCGAACGCCGAGCAGGCGCGCGCGTGGATGGCCGGCCTGCGCGAGGGCCAGGAGGTCACGCTCGCCGCCATTCCGTTCTTCCATGTGTACGGCATGACGGTCGCCATGAACCTCAGCGTCCTGACTGGCGCGACCATGGTGCTGATCCCCAATCCGCGGGACCTCCGGATGGTGCTGGACGGCATCTCCCGCACGAAGGCCACGCTGTTTCCCGGCGTGCCCACGCTGTACAACGCCATCAACACCCATCCCGAGACCGCCGCGCACGACCTGACCACCATCCGCGCGTGCATCAGCGGCAGCGCCCCCCTGCTGCGCGAGACCGCCCGGCGTTTCCGCGACATCACGAACGGCGCGAACCTTGTCGAGGGCTACGGCCTGACCGAAGCCAGCCCGATCACCCACACCAACCCGATCTTCGGTGAGCAGCAGGAGGGCAGCATCGGCCTGCCCTTCCCCGGCGTGGACGCCCTGGTGGTGGACGACCACGGCCAGCCCGTCCCGCACGGCGAGACCGGCGAACTGTGGGTGGCCGGCCCGATGGTCATGCAGGGCTACTGGCAGCGCCCGGACGAGACCGCCGCGACCCTCGTGGACGCCCACGGCCGCACGTGGTTGAAGACCGGCGACCTCGCCACCATGGACGACGCCGGGTACTTCCGCATCGTCGACCGCAAGAAGGACCTGATCATCGCGGGCGGCTTCAACATCTACCCGCGTGAAGTCGAGGAAATCCTGATGACCCACCCCGCCGTGATGGAAGCCGCCGCCGTGGGTGTGCCGGACGAGTACCGCGGCGAGAGCGTCCACGCCGTGGTGGCCCTGCGCCCCGGCCAGACCGTGACTGACAAGGACCTGATCACGCACTGCCGCGCCCAGCTGAGCGCGTACAAGGTGCCCCGTTCCGTCGAATTCCGCGACGAACTCCCCAAGACCGCCGCCATGAAGATCCTGCGCCGCGAACTTGCCCACGACGCCCGCGAGCGCATGAAGGCCCAACGTCCCGGCGCCTGA
- a CDS encoding DUF1999 domain-containing protein: MRYRTFGEPDYAALQALDAAALRHADPAFETLPERERDGRAHTSLAALKFYERSEHSFVAEDDSGLRGFVFAQHVWQGDRPIVLIRTVSLAPDAPDGTAGGLFQAVVKSAYDSAVYELHFPVTPALHAKAREEGTVSPGPYGICHLGSRTETAPGPRVGSPA; the protein is encoded by the coding sequence ATGAGGTACCGCACCTTCGGCGAACCCGACTACGCCGCCCTCCAGGCGCTCGACGCGGCCGCACTCCGGCACGCCGACCCTGCCTTCGAGACTCTGCCGGAACGCGAGCGCGACGGCCGCGCGCACACCAGCCTCGCGGCCCTGAAGTTCTACGAACGCAGCGAGCACTCCTTCGTGGCCGAGGACGACAGCGGCCTGCGCGGCTTCGTGTTCGCGCAGCACGTTTGGCAGGGTGACCGGCCCATCGTCCTGATCCGCACCGTGTCGCTCGCGCCGGACGCGCCGGACGGCACGGCGGGCGGCCTCTTCCAGGCGGTCGTGAAGAGCGCGTACGACAGCGCCGTCTACGAGCTGCACTTCCCCGTGACGCCCGCCCTGCACGCCAAGGCGCGCGAGGAGGGCACCGTCAGCCCCGGCCCCTACGGGATCTGCCACCTGGGCAGCCGCACCGAGACCGCGCCGGGCCCGCGCGTGGGTTCCCCCGCGTGA